Proteins from a genomic interval of Ptychodera flava strain L36383 chromosome 7, AS_Pfla_20210202, whole genome shotgun sequence:
- the LOC139137656 gene encoding sodium-dependent glucose transporter 1C-like: protein MEEKKRMENNESPVPYLRRTRTAAILLSSLCWGLGISIPGLSLLELQRQVGVSLQEITLSLTARSIGHLIGSFASGFCYDRIENHFVLASALFAAGTVGGFIPWVQDYNFLLMTMAIWGLFTGYIDTGNNFMTLGLWGKKAGPVLQAGNMLVAAGGLVVSLVVGPFLTITPDSPKGNLSDVMTSTVYNQSAEDLATLNITDYNRLAIQEDYYSDQIEKATSLIWIPYSIMSGIFILVSCMYFGLYARLSDRIMINTDEKDPAMKQHFTETNETLHFRILLLGILFTYLFVYAGNEAIFLGFLYTFAMTSDVEFSPQIASLLTTAFWGGFVLSRGVAILISRILHPRTMLIIDLSGCTLAALLLSLWGNSSGVVLFCGAILMGISMGSAWPAAVTWAERNVRINGKVTGLFLVALSLAHLLFPWIMGIIIAMYTIRSLMYFLLFLCIASFLTFTILQIVASKCRNIGNCENKSEKIYKIVAREMIDIRKEIYDV from the exons ATGGAAGAAAAGAAACGTATGGAAAATAATGAATCCCCTGTTCCTTATCTTCGCCGAACCAGAACAGCGGCGATTTTACTTTCGTCGCTCTGTTGG GGTTTAGGAATCTCCATACCAGGATTAAGTCTTCTGGAACTTCAACGACAAGTTGGTGTGTCCTTACAGGAGATCACCCTCTCACTCACAGCCCGCAGTATAGGTCACCTCATCGGTTCGTTTGCATCCGGGTTTTGTTATGATCGAATCGAAAACCACTTCGTGCTTGCTTCGGCTCTTTTCGCAGCGGGGACTGTAGGTGGTTTCATCCCATGGGTGCAGGATTACAACTTTCTGTTGATGACGATGGCGATATGGGGATTGTTTACAGGATATATCGATACAG GAAACAACTTTATGACGCTCGGTCTGTGGGGAAAGAAGGCAGGTCCCGTACTTCAAGCAGGGAACATGCTGGTTGCAGCTGGCGGACTCGTTGTATCACTGGTAgttggaccatttctgacgataaCACCTGATTCACCTAAGGGCAATTTATCCGATGTTATGACGAGCACCGTTTATAATCAAAGTGCTGAAGATCTCGCAACTCTAAATATAACGGACTATAATCGACTTGCAATACAAGAAGATTATTATTCAGATCAAATTGAAAAAGCCACATCCCTGATATGGATCCCGTATTCTATCATGTCAGGAATATTCATTTTGGTTTCATGTATGTACTTCGGGTTGTACGCTCGACTTTCTGACCGTATTATGATTAATACTGACGAGAAAGACCCAGCAATGAAACAACACTTCACGGAAACCAATGAAACTCTTCATTTTCGCATTTTATTACTCGGCATTCTTTTTACCTACTTATTCGTATATGCCGGGAATGAAGCTATTTTCCTTggttttctttacactttcgcAATGACAAGCGACGTCGAATTCAGCCCACAGATCGCAAGCTTACTGACGACTGCATTTTGGGGTGGGTTTGTCCTGTCGAGGGGTGTcgccattttgatttcccgaATCCTTCATCCAAGGACGATGTTGATCATTGATCTGTCAGGTTGTACGTTGGCAGCGCTGTTGTTGTCACTCTGGGGTAACAGCAGTGGAGTTGTACTTTTCTGCGGGGCTATTCTCATGGGCATATCGATGGGTTCTGCTTGGCCAGCTGCGGTCACGTGGGCTGAAAGAAATGTTAGAATCAACGGTAAAGTCACAGGATTGTTCCTGGTGGCGCTGTCACTCGCCCATCTTCTCTTCCCATGGATTATGGGTATCATTATCGCTATGTACACAATAAGATCTTTGATGTACTTTCTCTTATTTTTGTGTATAGCATCTTTTCTCACGTTTACTATTCTGCAGATTGTAGCATCAAAGTGCCGAAATATAGGTAACTGTGAAAACAAGtcagaaaaaatatataaaattgtGGCAAGGGAAATGATCGACATTCGCAAGGAAATATATGATGTTTAG
- the LOC139137655 gene encoding uncharacterized protein gives MTKGDQQYDWICAILVVFFLLPNSDQLPVSHPSSLDIATVCRANVQSKYEGRCCKNCPPGQHMIGPCTDENPNSTQCAPCGPNTFTAYKNLRRTCFPHNKCRHGQQTDKAGNATADYECSCKRGFVKTADNGCRFSAPNYQLEERPVTEKRHKLQASQKPTQEMLFAITPSIFKLITTMDYKEHGKTMGTIGGDDYGYGGTTKERKSEVLGGLGTNEVVVIVTVTVSLCVFGGITVTAIIICRRQNGNGAKKYKIPADSDTISNDRDSISSREVDNRSSTTTLTDTRGPGSGASTSSSDINLINFGEPSEESSPALGINDTMEPSSEASNLLGEDHFPGIPETGKAKSCTSLNDLRQNLPNDD, from the exons ATGACAAAAGGCGATCAACAGTATGATTGGATATGCGCCATATTGGTC GTATTTTTTCTCCTCCCAAATTCCGATCAACTGCCAGTGTCGCATCCTTCAAGCCTTGATATCGCGACTGTGTGTCGAGCGAATGTACAAAGTAAATACGAAGGTCGATGTTGTAAGAATTGTCCACCAG GACAGCATATGATAGGACCTTGCACTGACGAAAATCCCAATAGCACGCAGTGCGCTCCATGTGGACCCAACACGTTCACCGCTTACAAAAACCTTAGGCGGACGTGTTTTCCTCATAACAAATGCCGCCATGGACAACAGACGGACAAAGCTGGTAACGCAACAGCGGACTACGAGTGTTCTTGCAAACGGGGATTCGTAAAAACAGCTGATAATGGATGTAGATTTAGTGCTCCGAATTATCAATTAGAGGAAAG GCCTGTTACGGAAAAGCGACACAAACTGCAGGCTTCACAAAAACCAACCCAGGAAATGCTGTTTGCGATTACTCCCT CTATATTCAAATTAATTACGACCATGGATTATAAAGAACATGGCAAGACAATGGGTACAATTGGTGGCGATGACTATGGTTATGGTGGTACCACTAAAGAACGCAAATCCGAAGTCTTAGGCGGGTTAGGAACCAATGAAGTTGTTGTCATTGTAACTGTGACTGTGAGCCTGTGTGTTTTTGGTGGTATTACCGTGACGGCCATAATTATTTGCCGTAGACAGAACGGAAATGGTGCCAAAAAGTACAAGA TTCCGGCTGACAGCGACACGATATCAAATGACCGTGACTCGATAAGTAGCAGAGAAGTGGACAACAG ATCATCTACTACCACACTGACGGACACTAGGGGACCTGGGTCAGGAGCAAGTACCTCGTCTTCCGACATTAACCTGATTAACTTTGGAGAACCATCAGAAG aaagctCCCCTGCCCTTGGGATTAATGACACTATGGAACCATCGAGCGAAGCCAGTAATCTTTTGG GAGAGGATCACTTTCCTGGAATCCCTGAAACTGGCAAGGCGAAAAGCTGTACAAGTTTAAATGATCTGA GACAAAATTTACCTAACGATGACTAG